Proteins encoded together in one Oligoflexia bacterium window:
- a CDS encoding HAD family hydrolase yields the protein MNGNDWFSEIKIKIEQVLSTTTSNKSAVFDVDGTLWHDDIGEGFFKYQVKNQSAPGLRGISDPLKQYFNLEENDPDASYGWLAQINAGLSEQEMARQAQDCYELGFRKKIHQPVKKLIADLKKNSFDVWICSASIRWAVAPLLKDLGLPNDRLIGTEVSVTADGILTDKIITPVPYRSGKKYWVEKKLKSKPQLVAGNSHGDLDILELATELPLSIIYQPHRKEVEISEKKLMAAAQQRGWPVQIFNSQLA from the coding sequence ATGAATGGAAATGATTGGTTTTCAGAAATCAAAATCAAAATTGAGCAAGTCCTCTCGACTACTACATCTAATAAGTCAGCTGTTTTTGACGTTGATGGCACGCTCTGGCATGACGATATTGGTGAGGGGTTTTTTAAATACCAAGTTAAAAATCAATCAGCACCTGGCCTTAGGGGTATTTCTGACCCTCTTAAACAGTATTTTAATCTCGAAGAAAATGACCCCGACGCATCTTATGGATGGCTTGCGCAGATCAACGCAGGTCTCAGTGAACAAGAAATGGCAAGACAAGCCCAAGATTGCTATGAACTGGGTTTTAGAAAAAAAATTCATCAACCTGTAAAAAAACTAATCGCTGATCTTAAAAAAAATAGTTTTGATGTATGGATTTGTAGCGCCAGCATTCGATGGGCCGTTGCTCCATTACTTAAAGATTTAGGATTACCCAACGATAGACTTATCGGCACAGAAGTAAGTGTAACTGCTGACGGAATACTCACAGATAAAATCATCACACCCGTACCCTATCGAAGTGGAAAAAAATATTGGGTGGAAAAAAAATTAAAATCAAAACCACAACTGGTTGCAGGCAACTCCCATGGTGATCTTGATATTTTAGAGCTTGCAACAGAGCTTCCACTTTCGATTATTTATCAGCCACATCGAAAAGAGGTAGAAATAAGTGAGAAAAAACTCATGGCGGCAGCCCAACAACGCGGCTGGCCCGTTCAGATTTTTAACTCTCAATTAGCCTAA
- a CDS encoding aminopeptidase P N-terminal domain-containing protein, with amino-acid sequence MVKGPKGGLDIFKKRQKKLLEKIGDGVGVIFAHPEQIRNNDVHHKYRQDSTFYYLTGFSEPESVIVFDASSPSPFTMFVRQKDATRELWDGFRYGIDGAAEYFGANKVYPIDDLVKILPELLKNTSKVYYKLGEQKEHDEIIMTAIDHARRSRGRSGLGQPNIIDLKQITGEMRLIKQPEEIELLRKACEISAYGHIAAMRACKPGVNEYEIEAEVEHEFRRRGSDRLGYNSIVGSGPNATVLHYVFNDDVCKREHLLLIDAGAEFGYFTGDITRTFPVGGTFSPAQKKFYDVVLKVQKDCIEFVKPGVKLADIHQRAIKGLIDGMLSLGLMKGSAKDIYEKKEYIKYYPHGTGHWLGMDVHDSGLYSIDGEPRALEPGMCFTIEPGLYVPENDKDAPAEFRGMGVRIEDDILVTSKGCEVLTKLAPKETHEIEAILGKSV; translated from the coding sequence ATGGTTAAGGGTCCAAAAGGCGGATTAGACATTTTCAAAAAACGCCAAAAAAAACTTCTTGAAAAAATCGGTGATGGTGTCGGAGTTATTTTTGCGCACCCTGAACAAATTAGAAATAACGACGTTCATCATAAGTATCGTCAAGACAGCACATTTTACTATCTCACTGGGTTTTCAGAGCCTGAAAGTGTTATTGTTTTTGATGCTTCAAGTCCGTCACCATTTACCATGTTTGTAAGACAAAAAGATGCAACACGTGAATTGTGGGATGGGTTTCGTTACGGTATTGACGGTGCTGCAGAATATTTCGGAGCAAATAAAGTTTACCCCATTGATGATCTTGTAAAAATTTTGCCTGAGCTTTTAAAAAATACGTCAAAAGTTTATTACAAATTAGGTGAGCAAAAAGAACATGACGAAATCATCATGACGGCTATTGATCACGCAAGGCGTAGTCGGGGGCGTAGTGGTTTGGGTCAACCAAACATTATTGATCTTAAACAAATCACTGGTGAAATGCGTTTGATTAAACAACCTGAAGAGATTGAACTCTTGCGCAAGGCCTGTGAGATCAGTGCCTATGGTCACATCGCTGCCATGCGCGCGTGTAAGCCCGGTGTAAATGAGTATGAAATTGAAGCTGAAGTTGAGCATGAATTTCGTAGGCGGGGTTCAGATCGTCTTGGCTACAACAGCATTGTAGGCTCAGGCCCAAACGCAACAGTTTTACATTATGTGTTTAACGATGATGTGTGCAAAAGAGAACATCTTTTACTAATCGATGCGGGTGCAGAGTTTGGCTATTTCACAGGCGATATTACGCGAACATTTCCGGTGGGTGGTACGTTTTCACCTGCTCAAAAAAAGTTTTATGATGTCGTGCTTAAAGTTCAAAAAGATTGCATTGAATTTGTAAAACCCGGTGTGAAGCTTGCCGACATTCATCAACGCGCCATTAAGGGTCTTATTGATGGGATGCTCTCTCTTGGTTTGATGAAAGGCTCTGCAAAAGATATTTACGAGAAAAAAGAATACATAAAATATTATCCTCACGGCACAGGTCACTGGCTCGGGATGGATGTTCATGATTCAGGTCTTTATAGTATTGATGGTGAACCCAGAGCTTTAGAGCCTGGAATGTGTTTTACAATTGAGCCTGGTCTGTATGTTCCAGAAAATGATAAAGACGCGCCTGCAGAATTTCGTGGAATGGGTGTTCGTATAGAAGACGATATTCTTGTGACATCAAAGGGCTGTGAGGTGCTTACAAAACTTGCGCCTAAAGAAACTCATGAGATCGAGGCCATTTTAGGAAAATCTGTTTAG